In the Arachis hypogaea cultivar Tifrunner chromosome 20, arahy.Tifrunner.gnm2.J5K5, whole genome shotgun sequence genome, TTGCTGAAACTGATTGTGATGAGTACTATTCACATTATCTTCATGGCACGGAAGGATCGGGTTCTGTGCAGAAAGTTATGGTGGATGAGAATGGTTGTGGGTTTAGTGGAAGAAAGGATGTTCTGTTTTCAAGCGAGTCAGGGGAGTCGTTGAGGGCAATTCTTTCTGATCCTGTCACGTAAGTCTCTTTCTGAGTTTGATTAACTTATTTTGCAGATTGACTCTTGTGCAGAACTAGTGTGTGAGGTAAATGAATAAACTTAAGTGCAGAATATCAACCATTTGCACAATTATACATGGTTGATTGATCCATCAGCCAAAAAAATCAGTCCGGCTTGTTCAAAACTGGTGGCAtttgtatttttcttcttttaaataaGGCTTGTTACTGGCTTATGCTtgctttatttgatttgattgctttatcttctgaaaaCACAGAGGTGCACTTATGGACGATGCCATGATATTACCTTGTGGGCATTCATTTGGTGGAGGTGGAATACAGCATGTTATTAGAATGGTGGGTTCTAAGCGATCAAATGCTGTAACTTTTGGACTTACCTTTTCTGTGACTAGTCatctgaaaaatgtttttaactaTGGAGCTGGTAATTTTCAACATCTTTCTCTCATGTATGACTCTACATGCAGGATTGTAAAAGTAACTAATTGGGATGTTGTGGATAAGTACTTATGAAGAGTCACATAGGATAGGAGATAAGAATATGGTAGTACtgagtaacttaaatggcaagtcCTGGAAAAGTAAAACAATAGTAGTCTCAAAATTGATTCATAGATTCCAAATTTCATTTCCTTTGAGAACATGGAAGGTTATTGAATTGGTTTCGAGGATATGGAACTGGAATTTTTAACAAAGTTTGTAAAGAAAATGATATTGAATAGTGATTGCAAAAAATTTATCATGTTACTTTCATATTATTTGAGTTGCTGATCAACATATTATAGAATGTAGAAGTTTTGAGAGCAACTTATGTTTTTATTATCATGCTTCAGGACTTTTCTCATTCAGGAACACATGTATTTATGTAGCTAAGATAAtgttcatgtgatgcattttcaGAAAGCTTGCTGCACCTGTTCTCAACCCACATCCGAGGAATCGATATCTCAAAACCTATGTAAGCAAATTATGttcaaattcaattatttatACTCAAATAAGTTCCAGTTAAATGAACAACAATACTAtactaattaatttcaatttttgctGATCACTTTTTGTGCACTTGGGTTTTGCTTTCATGTTGCTTATATGTAATGTACGCAAAAAGGAAAAGTACTATAACAAAAATGGGCTAGGAAGAGTTGAAAGGATTTCCAAACCTTCCTTTCTGTATTTGCAGTGCACTAAGTTGCTAACTACACACACTCCCCTTCCATCAATGCTTTCATTTACTAAGCAAAAACTAAGCAAACCTTTCATCTAAAAAGTTTATATATTGAAAATGCAAAATGCTGGATATGCGATACCTTCATTTTGTGAAGACAAATAAATGTATTATAACTAGTGATATCCTTTTTAACAATCCTAATTTGTTCCTTGATTTCTTGTGGGTCCTGTGCTGACTGCCCTGACCAGCACTTCGAGCTGCTGTGCAGGCATATCGGCGTGAAGAGGAGTCACAATTTTACCGGTCATCTAAAAGACGAAGAGAGAGATTTGATCAGGTGTGTGTTTCCATTCTGAACTATGTTTCTGTCTCTGTAAGTTGAGAAAATGGGATGAAAGGAGATTAGGATCTTACCTCATTTTTAGGTATATGTATATGTTGCTTTGACATTTTCCTTATCTTTTAATATGAGATATGTTTTGCATAGGACAGGGTGGTTTTGGAGATTCAGCTGTTGTAGAACCACCAAGGGGGAGAGGTGTTCAATTTCCTTTTGCTGTGATGGACCGTGTTATCATAAAGGTAGTATGCAAACATAAATGAGTTTACTTGGAGAATAATTTTAATGTAtcagaataaataattggagAGAAATTGGATCAGGGAAACAAGAGGACACCGCAACGCTTTGTTGGGCGTGAAGCTATTGTAACAACACAATGCCTTAATGGATGGTTAGTGACTATATCTGATTTTTTTTCCTCTAGCAgttaattgctttcttatgtAAATTTTGTGTTTCTAATATATAATGCTAACTTCCAGTGTGAAGTGAACTTGAGTGATGTTAAAGGCTATATAtaactataaataaataataaatgatcTTGCAAACATTATGCTACACTTTAAAATTGCTTGCATTGTTAATCAAAGACTTGGAATTTCAAAATTTACAGGTATGTGGTGAAGACACTGGACAATGCAGAGAGTGTGAAATTACAGTATCGGTCCCTTGCTAAGGTTTTGGATGATTCTTCAAAACCTTCCTCTACCAAGATGCCACCTAATTGGCGTTAGTTCTGAGCCATCAAACGTAGCTGATCATACTTCTCTACCAACATGATTGTGCTTTTGAAATCCCAGTGTTAGTGTTCCTTGTTGCAATAAAACCGTGGTAGCAACAGATCGTGTAAATATAGAAAGCCTTGTGCTTTGTGTTCCTTAATATTTATGATTGTATTTAATGTAATCATTTTGTTATACATAGATAATATTAGATACACTAACAGATTTATAGTAAAAAATGAATATGATTATTTGGTTTCAGTTTATGAGCTACGGGCATTGCATGTTTTCCAATTCCATTGATATAACCAGTATTTTCTGAAAGCGGGAAGTGCTATTTCACGTTTCAACTTGAAGTTTGGGTTGGACACTTTAACTAACAAAACGTGGTTGTGCACAAAGTTGTTGAATAATTTTGAATCTTTAAAAGAGCGAAATAGCATGTCACAAAAATATAAGTCTTCACACTGCCGTATATATGTTCTTTAAACACATTAACACATTTATAATGCGTTAAATGTTCACACCGTTGACTGttcaactattatttttattttattttatttttcttaaatccCTCTTGCGTTTTAGAAATATGAAATTATTTGATATGGAGTCAAAGATATAACTTTCGTCAAAATCAACATTTCGGGCTTGGAAACttctcataaataaaaaaaacattcaaaaacaaaataaaactttatTACCCAAActctagtttttcttgttttggtttGGGTGGCGGGACGGGCCCATTTAAATCGGACGAGTTCCACCCAATTATGgttcttttgttttttaacattatatatattgtttttagtagtaaaataaattttaatgtgGTTCCACCCAATTAGAAGTTATTCTTAAAGAAGAGGAGATAATGTGGTTACAAAAATTTAGACAACAGTGGACAAAATAAGAAGATAggttctttcatacaaaaattctTATTAGAAGAGGTAAAAATAGGATCCTTAAACTTAAAAATGTTTATGGAAGATGGTGTGATAATGTGGAAGAGTTAAAAAGTTTAGCTGTTGACTATTATAAAGATCTCTTTTGTCAAGATGAATATGCAAGTACTATCTTGCCAACCACTTATACCTTTTCTCAGATTGAGAATCGATACAGAGATGCGATGCAAGCTGTCCCTACTCATGAGAAAATTAGTAGAGCTATTTTCAGTATGGGATCCATAAAAGCTTCCGGAGAAGATGGATTTCCAGCTTTGTTTTACAAGGAACATTGGAACACCATCCAGTACTCAGTTTACACTTGTATAACACATTTTTGGGAAGAACCAGCAACCATACAAGAGGTAAATCAGACCTTAATCACTTTGATTCCAAAAGTCAATCAGCCGAAATACATTACACAATTCAGGCCAATTGTCCTTTGTAATGTGGTATATAAATGCTTATCAAAGATCCTTGTAGAGAAGATTAAGCCCACCTTGGCAAGCCGAATAGCACCAAATCAATCTAGCTTCATTCAAGGATTGATGATTCATGACAACATCATCATTGCTAAGTAAATGGTTCATGAGATGAGAAGGA is a window encoding:
- the LOC112783743 gene encoding U-box domain-containing protein 62 — protein: MSSEDIGLVPDQRIETGLSSSLVFQDETLRFSCGGPQRRVGDPGPKTRELGGFIDDKMFSMERDRYFAAQGSEFRRSVYGDCSGRRDPPGARNWSRNGGANTPSGDESDGDDDEDDDDDDDDDDDVEGDEGLVGVGDGSKRNSNPILDINGSNGSNGGGGGSLGGVSAAERMANGKGQHHSSYVSTREMFGKDGDMGQLVHNNASGTDEDHHQRERLGKSQSAVTIAETDCDEYYSHYLHGTEGSGSVQKVMVDENGCGFSGRKDVLFSSESGESLRAILSDPVTGALMDDAMILPCGHSFGGGGIQHVIRMKACCTCSQPTSEESISQNLSLRAAVQAYRREEESQFYRSSKRRRERFDQGGFGDSAVVEPPRGRGVQFPFAVMDRVIIKGNKRTPQRFVGREAIVTTQCLNGWYVVKTLDNAESVKLQYRSLAKVLDDSSKPSSTKMPPNWR